From a single Streptomyces rubradiris genomic region:
- a CDS encoding SDR family oxidoreductase encodes MSSPVPSPGPVPGTPALRGRTVVLIGGGSGIGLRVAHQVVAAGAEVVLGGRTPGRLADAARRLGPAASWRTVDITDRASLATFFAPLERVDHLFTSAASYRVGPMLELSDEDAESPFVSKFWGQYHAVRHAAPKLSADGSVVLMSGAAGARPPAPAPAYAACNAAIEGLGRGLAVELAPVRVNVVSPGTVDGNLWAGRPAADREAAFTQYRGDTLLHRLGTEDEIAQAVVFLFTNGFTTGSTLYPDGGYTLR; translated from the coding sequence ATGAGCAGTCCCGTCCCCTCCCCCGGGCCCGTGCCAGGCACCCCGGCCCTGCGGGGGCGCACCGTGGTCCTGATCGGCGGGGGTTCGGGCATCGGGCTGCGGGTGGCGCACCAGGTCGTGGCGGCGGGTGCCGAGGTGGTGCTCGGCGGGCGGACACCGGGCCGGCTGGCCGACGCCGCGCGGCGGCTGGGACCGGCGGCCTCCTGGCGGACCGTGGACATCACCGACCGGGCCTCGCTGGCCACGTTCTTCGCCCCGCTGGAGCGGGTGGACCACCTGTTCACCTCCGCCGCCTCCTACCGGGTGGGCCCCATGCTGGAGTTGAGCGACGAGGACGCCGAGAGCCCGTTCGTCTCCAAGTTCTGGGGGCAGTACCACGCCGTCCGGCACGCCGCGCCGAAACTGTCCGCCGACGGCTCGGTGGTCCTGATGTCCGGCGCGGCCGGTGCCCGCCCGCCGGCGCCCGCGCCCGCCTACGCGGCCTGCAACGCCGCGATCGAGGGGCTGGGGCGCGGCCTGGCGGTCGAGCTGGCGCCGGTCCGGGTCAACGTGGTCTCGCCGGGCACCGTCGACGGCAACCTGTGGGCGGGCCGTCCCGCCGCGGACCGGGAGGCCGCGTTCACGCAGTACCGCGGGGACACGCTGCTGCACCGGCTCGGCACGGAGGACGAGATCGCGCAGGCCGTGGTGTTCCTGTTCACCAACGGCTTCACGACCGGCTCGACGCTGTACCCCGACGGCGGCTACACACTGCGCTGA
- a CDS encoding MDR family MFS transporter: protein MADTADRVIAGKRPRSVRVVLLALMIAMMLAMLDNMIVGTAMPTIVGDLGGLEHLSWVVTSYTLATAASTPVWGKVGDMYGRKGAFLGSIVIFLIGSALSGMAQDMGQLIGYRAVQGLGAGGLMVGVMAIIGDLVPPRERGKYQGMMAGVMALAMIGGPLVGGTITDNWGWRWAFYINLPLGAIALVLVTVVLQLPKKRSKAGIDYLGVVLLTVGITAIVLVTTWGGTEYAWTSARIMELTGIGVAALIGFVFWQTKAAEPVVPLHIFKSRNFTLMAVIGFITGFVMFGATLFLPLYQQAVQGASATNSGLLLLPMLGAMLLTSMVAGRITTNSGRYKVFPIVGGALMIVGLYLMSTMDTGTTRFVSGVYMAVVGAGMGCLMQITMLVAQNSVQMKDMGVASSSATLFRTLGSSFGVAIMGALFNHRVQDVMAERAGAIGAQITAKSAQLDADSLDKLPAAAREAYQHAVSSGTHSAFLLGAVVGVPVLIAALFVKEVPLKGGPKAADEGADAAPQPMAEAV, encoded by the coding sequence ATGGCGGACACGGCGGACCGCGTCATAGCGGGCAAACGCCCCCGAAGCGTGCGAGTGGTGCTGCTCGCGCTCATGATCGCGATGATGCTCGCGATGCTCGACAACATGATCGTCGGTACGGCGATGCCCACGATCGTGGGCGACCTGGGCGGCCTGGAGCACCTCTCCTGGGTCGTCACCAGCTACACCCTGGCCACCGCGGCCTCCACGCCGGTCTGGGGCAAGGTCGGCGACATGTACGGGCGCAAGGGAGCCTTCCTCGGCTCCATCGTGATCTTCCTCATCGGCTCGGCGCTGAGCGGTATGGCCCAGGACATGGGCCAGCTGATCGGGTACCGGGCGGTGCAGGGGCTCGGCGCCGGCGGTCTCATGGTCGGCGTCATGGCGATCATCGGTGACCTGGTGCCGCCCCGGGAGCGGGGCAAGTACCAGGGCATGATGGCCGGTGTCATGGCGCTGGCCATGATCGGCGGGCCGCTGGTCGGCGGCACCATCACCGACAACTGGGGCTGGCGCTGGGCCTTCTACATCAACCTGCCGCTGGGCGCGATCGCCCTCGTGCTGGTCACCGTCGTGCTCCAGCTTCCGAAGAAGCGGTCCAAGGCGGGCATCGACTACCTGGGCGTCGTCCTGCTGACCGTCGGCATCACCGCGATCGTGCTGGTCACCACCTGGGGCGGCACCGAGTACGCCTGGACCTCCGCGCGGATCATGGAGCTGACCGGCATCGGTGTGGCCGCGCTGATCGGGTTCGTGTTCTGGCAGACCAAGGCCGCCGAGCCGGTGGTGCCGCTGCACATCTTCAAGAGCCGCAACTTCACCCTGATGGCCGTCATCGGCTTCATCACCGGCTTCGTGATGTTCGGCGCCACCCTCTTCCTGCCGCTGTACCAGCAGGCCGTGCAGGGCGCGTCCGCGACCAACTCCGGTCTGCTGCTCCTGCCGATGCTCGGCGCGATGCTCCTGACCTCGATGGTCGCGGGACGGATCACCACCAACAGCGGCCGGTACAAGGTGTTCCCGATCGTCGGCGGTGCCCTGATGATCGTCGGCCTGTACCTGATGTCGACGATGGACACCGGCACGACCCGGTTCGTCTCCGGCGTCTACATGGCCGTGGTGGGCGCGGGCATGGGCTGCCTGATGCAGATCACCATGCTGGTCGCGCAGAACAGCGTGCAGATGAAGGACATGGGCGTGGCCTCGTCCTCGGCCACCCTGTTCCGTACGCTCGGTTCCTCCTTCGGCGTCGCCATCATGGGCGCGCTGTTCAACCACCGCGTCCAGGACGTCATGGCCGAGCGGGCCGGCGCGATCGGCGCGCAGATCACCGCCAAGTCGGCGCAGCTGGACGCGGACAGCCTGGACAAGCTGCCGGCGGCGGCCCGCGAGGCCTACCAGCACGCGGTGTCCTCGGGAACGCACTCCGCGTTCCTGCTCGGTGCCGTGGTAGGGGTGCCGGTGCTGATCGCGGCCCTGTTCGTCAAGGAGGTGCCGCTGAAGGGCGGTCCGAAGGCGGCCGACGAGGGCGCCGACGCGGCACCGCAGCCGATGGCCGAGGCCGTCTGA
- a CDS encoding TetR/AcrR family transcriptional regulator, producing the protein MGGTMDGTKQQRRGNTRQRIQDVALGLFAEQGYEKTSLREIAERLDVTKAALYYHFKTKEEIIVSLFEDLTKPIEDLIEWGRRQPGTLETKEEIIRRYGEALAGAEPLFRFMQENQATVRELRIGDTFKDWMRGLRDILIDPDAELVDQVRSVSAMFTLHAGMFVMRDLEGDSEKKREAVLEVALDMIRQAHEHARHKGD; encoded by the coding sequence ATGGGCGGCACCATGGACGGCACCAAGCAGCAGCGCCGCGGCAACACCCGCCAGCGCATCCAGGACGTTGCCCTCGGGCTCTTCGCGGAGCAGGGATACGAGAAGACCTCCCTGCGGGAGATCGCCGAGCGCCTCGACGTCACCAAGGCGGCGCTGTACTACCACTTCAAGACGAAGGAAGAGATCATCGTCAGCCTCTTCGAGGACCTGACGAAACCGATCGAAGACCTGATCGAGTGGGGCAGACGACAGCCGGGCACCCTGGAGACCAAAGAGGAGATCATCCGCCGCTACGGCGAGGCGCTCGCGGGCGCGGAACCGCTCTTCCGCTTCATGCAGGAGAACCAGGCGACGGTCCGCGAACTGCGCATCGGCGACACCTTCAAGGACTGGATGCGCGGGCTGCGGGACATCCTCATCGACCCCGACGCGGAGCTGGTGGACCAAGTCCGCTCGGTCAGCGCGATGTTCACGCTGCACGCCGGGATGTTCGTGATGCGGGACCTCGAAGGCGACTCCGAGAAGAAGCGCGAGGCCGTTCTCGAAGTCGCCTTGGACATGATCCGGCAGGCGCACGAACACGCCCGCCACAAGGGGGACTAG
- the cseB gene encoding two-component system response regulator CseB: MADQTHVLFVEDDDVIREATQLALERDGFAVTAMPDGLSGLEAFRANRPDIALLDVMVPGLDGVSLCRRIRDESTVPVIMLSARADSIDVVLGLEAGADDYVTKPFDGAVLVARIRAVLRRFGHAGGERAQESGAAVTGTLAFGDLEIDTDGMEVRRAGQPVALTPTEMRLLLEFSSAPGTVLSRDKLLERVWDYGWGGDTRVVDVHVQRLRQKIGQDRIETVRGFGYKLKA; this comes from the coding sequence ATGGCAGACCAGACCCACGTCCTGTTCGTCGAGGACGACGACGTCATCCGCGAGGCCACCCAGCTCGCCCTGGAGCGGGACGGCTTCGCGGTCACCGCGATGCCCGACGGCCTGTCGGGCCTGGAGGCGTTCCGGGCGAACCGTCCCGACATCGCCCTGCTGGACGTCATGGTGCCGGGCCTGGACGGGGTCAGCCTGTGCCGGCGGATCCGGGACGAGTCCACCGTGCCGGTGATCATGCTGTCGGCGCGCGCCGACTCCATCGACGTCGTCCTCGGCCTGGAGGCGGGCGCCGACGACTACGTGACCAAGCCGTTCGACGGTGCCGTGCTGGTCGCCCGGATCCGGGCCGTGCTGCGCCGCTTCGGGCACGCGGGCGGGGAGCGGGCGCAGGAGTCCGGGGCCGCGGTCACCGGCACGCTGGCCTTCGGGGACCTGGAGATCGACACCGACGGCATGGAGGTACGGCGGGCCGGGCAACCGGTGGCGCTCACCCCGACCGAGATGCGGCTGCTGCTGGAGTTCTCCTCCGCGCCGGGCACCGTGCTCTCCCGCGACAAGCTGCTGGAACGCGTGTGGGACTACGGCTGGGGCGGGGACACCCGGGTCGTGGACGTGCACGTCCAGCGGCTGCGGCAGAAGATCGGCCAGGACCGGATCGAGACGGTCCGCGGCTTCGGCTACAAGCTGAAGGCCTGA
- a CDS encoding M23 family metallopeptidase, whose amino-acid sequence MFRRFTSRSARMSSLRTRVAVLAAGFGATAVLGTGVASAATASATSWVDPVKHYTLSAGYMQAGSHWVAKHSGQDFAVPTGTEVVAVHGGTVVKAGPNGAGDGPAYGNAIVIKHGNGTYSQYAHLSRIDVRVGQVVATGQHIALSGSTGNSTGPHLHFEIRTTPNYGSAVNPAAFLRAHGVKV is encoded by the coding sequence ATGTTCCGACGCTTCACGTCCCGCTCCGCCCGTATGTCCTCGCTCCGCACCCGCGTGGCCGTCCTGGCCGCCGGTTTCGGCGCCACGGCCGTGCTGGGCACCGGGGTCGCGAGCGCCGCCACCGCGTCCGCCACGTCCTGGGTCGACCCGGTGAAGCACTACACGCTCTCCGCCGGCTACATGCAGGCCGGCAGCCACTGGGTCGCCAAGCACAGCGGTCAGGACTTCGCCGTGCCGACCGGCACCGAGGTCGTCGCCGTGCACGGCGGCACCGTCGTCAAGGCCGGCCCCAACGGTGCCGGTGACGGCCCGGCGTACGGCAACGCCATCGTCATCAAGCACGGCAACGGCACCTACTCGCAGTACGCGCACCTGTCCCGCATCGACGTGCGGGTCGGCCAGGTCGTGGCGACCGGCCAGCACATCGCGCTGTCCGGCTCCACCGGCAACTCCACCGGCCCCCACCTGCACTTCGAGATCCGCACCACCCCGAACTACGGCTCCGCCGTCAACCCGGCCGCGTTCCTGCGCGCCCACGGGGTGAAGGTCTGA
- the cseC gene encoding two-component system sensor histidine kinase CseC, whose amino-acid sequence MRGILRHPVRRMERAGLRTGLRWKLSAAIALVAGLVAVVLSLVVHNAARVSMLDNARELANDRLVLAQRNYELNRGPVFPYVKVDDPELPDALRESVGRSRRASDVSRHGTDPDIWAAVPVKGGHVLSVHMHLPDRSVDMLRDLDQALVIGSVAVVLGGSALGVLIGGQLSRRLRKAAAAANRVAKGETDVRVREAIGGVVRDETDDLARAVDAMADALRQRLEAERRVTADIAHELRTPVTGLLTAAELLPPGRPTELVLDRAKAMRTLVEDVLEVARLDSASERAELQDIMLGEFVARRVAAKDPDIAVHVVHESEVTTDPRRLERVLFNLLANAARHGRPPIEVSVEGRVIRVRDHGPGFPEELLAEGPSRFRTGSKDRAGQGHGLGLTIAAGQARVLGARLTFRNVRPVGIPAGLPAEGAVAVLWLPEHAPTNTGSYPVLPVSGAG is encoded by the coding sequence ATGCGGGGAATCCTGCGGCACCCGGTCCGGCGCATGGAGCGCGCGGGACTGCGCACGGGGCTCAGATGGAAGCTGAGCGCGGCGATCGCGCTGGTGGCCGGTCTGGTGGCGGTCGTGCTCAGCCTGGTCGTGCACAACGCGGCCCGGGTCTCGATGCTGGACAACGCGCGCGAGCTGGCCAACGACCGGCTGGTGCTGGCCCAGCGCAACTACGAGCTGAACCGGGGACCGGTCTTCCCCTACGTCAAGGTGGACGACCCCGAGCTGCCGGACGCGCTGCGCGAGAGCGTCGGGCGCAGCCGGCGGGCCAGTGACGTCTCCCGGCACGGCACGGACCCGGACATCTGGGCGGCCGTGCCGGTCAAGGGCGGGCATGTGCTGTCCGTGCACATGCACCTGCCCGACCGCAGCGTCGACATGCTCAGGGACCTGGACCAGGCCCTGGTCATCGGCTCGGTCGCGGTGGTGCTCGGCGGCAGCGCGCTCGGCGTGCTGATCGGCGGCCAGCTGTCCCGCCGGCTGCGCAAGGCCGCGGCGGCGGCGAACCGGGTCGCCAAGGGCGAGACCGACGTGCGGGTGCGGGAGGCCATCGGCGGGGTCGTACGGGACGAGACCGACGATCTGGCACGCGCGGTGGACGCCATGGCGGACGCGCTGCGGCAGCGGCTGGAGGCCGAGCGGCGGGTCACGGCCGACATCGCGCACGAGCTGCGCACCCCGGTGACCGGGCTGCTGACGGCGGCCGAGCTGCTGCCGCCCGGCCGGCCCACGGAGCTGGTCCTGGACCGGGCCAAGGCGATGCGCACGCTGGTCGAGGACGTGCTGGAGGTGGCCCGGCTGGACAGCGCCTCGGAGCGGGCGGAACTCCAGGACATCATGCTGGGCGAGTTCGTGGCCCGCCGGGTGGCGGCCAAGGACCCGGACATCGCCGTACACGTGGTGCACGAGTCCGAGGTCACCACCGATCCGCGGCGGCTGGAGCGGGTGCTGTTCAACCTGCTCGCCAACGCCGCCCGGCACGGCCGGCCGCCGATCGAGGTCAGCGTGGAGGGCCGGGTCATCCGGGTGCGCGACCACGGCCCCGGCTTCCCCGAGGAACTGCTGGCCGAGGGGCCGAGCCGGTTCCGCACCGGCAGCAAGGACCGCGCCGGGCAGGGACACGGGCTGGGGCTGACCATCGCGGCCGGCCAGGCCCGGGTCCTCGGCGCCCGGCTGACCTTCCGCAACGTACGCCCCGTGGGCATCCCCGCCGGCCTGCCCGCGGAGGGCGCGGTGGCCGTCCTGTGGCTGCCGGAGCACGCCCCGACCAACACGGGCAGCTATCCGGTGCTGCCGGTGTCCGGGGCGGGTTAG
- a CDS encoding HAD family acid phosphatase, with amino-acid sequence MTRRPWARRSSVTAVSVAALAALAVQTAPAVQAADGTPTARSAATAPAASVTAATAAKVDYATWQKDCQAVMDQALPYLKQRIAAARPGEKQAIVLDIDNTALETDFGFSYPQPANRPVLDAARYAQEHGVSLFFVTARPGVLYWPTEYNLEHDGYEVSGLHVRGLTDLFKDVAAYKTAQRVGIENDGYTIIANIGNNATDLSGGHAEKTFKLPDYDGQLS; translated from the coding sequence ATGACCAGACGCCCCTGGGCGCGCCGCAGCTCCGTGACCGCCGTCTCCGTGGCCGCGCTGGCCGCCCTGGCCGTACAGACCGCCCCGGCCGTACAGGCGGCGGACGGCACGCCGACGGCACGCTCCGCGGCCACCGCCCCGGCCGCCTCCGTGACCGCCGCCACCGCCGCGAAGGTCGACTACGCCACCTGGCAGAAGGACTGCCAGGCGGTCATGGACCAGGCCCTGCCCTACCTGAAGCAGCGCATCGCCGCCGCCCGGCCCGGCGAGAAGCAGGCGATCGTCCTCGACATAGACAACACCGCGCTGGAGACCGACTTCGGCTTCAGCTACCCCCAGCCGGCCAACCGGCCCGTCCTGGACGCCGCCCGCTACGCCCAGGAGCACGGCGTCTCCCTCTTCTTCGTCACCGCCCGCCCCGGCGTCCTGTACTGGCCCACCGAGTACAACCTCGAACACGACGGCTACGAGGTCTCCGGCCTGCACGTCCGCGGCCTGACCGACCTCTTCAAGGACGTCGCCGCCTACAAGACCGCCCAGCGCGTCGGCATCGAGAACGACGGCTACACGATCATCGCCAACATCGGCAACAACGCCACGGACCTCTCCGGCGGGCACGCCGAGAAGACCTTCAAGCTGCCCGACTACGACGGCCAGTTGTCGTAA